In Solimonas sp. K1W22B-7, the DNA window CATCGGAGCGCTCCAGCAGTTCCACCTTGAAGCCCTTGCCCTCGGCCCAGCGGATGTACATGCGCAGCAGGATGTCGGCCCAGTCCTGGGCCTCGGTGCCGCCGGCACCGGCCTGCAGTTCGACGTAGGCGTTGGCGGTGTCCATTTCGCCGCTGAACATGCGGCGGAATTCCATGTCGTCGGCCAGCTTGCCGAGCTTGACCACATCGCGCTCGACCTCGGCGACCGTGGCGGCGTCGCCCTCGGCCTCGGCCATCTCCAGCAGGTCGGTGGCGTCGTTGAGGCCATTGCTGGCCCGGTCGATGGACTCGATCACGTCCTGCAGCACGGCGCGCTCGCGGCCCAGGGCCTGGGCGTACTCCGGCTTGTTCCAGACCTCCCCGCCCTCCAGCTCGGCGTTTACCTCGGCCAGGCGGTCCTTCTTGTTATCGTAGTCAAAGATAGCCCCGGAGCGCGTCGAAACGCGCTCGCAGGGCCGTGATCTCGCTCTTGATCTGCTGGATTTCCATGATCAACCAGAAAAATGCTCGGCGCGGGGGCCGGAAATGAGCCGCGGATTATAGCCGCAGCGCCGCCTCCTCGGTTGTCGGCCGCCGCCGCCGCATGCTAGAAATCGCAGATGAAGACGGTCGCCATTGGCGGCTGTTATATTTGCCGAAGAAACAGGGTTCCCGTTCAGGGAAAGAATTCAAGGGGAGAAAGCATGAAACGTCGGTTCGGTCTTTTCGCAATGTTGCTGGCGCTGGGCATGGTCGCGCCCGCCCAGGCCCAGGACGAGGCCGCGCCGGCCGACGCACCCGCCGCCGAGGCCGCTCCTGCGGACGCCGCTCCGGCTGACGCCGCCGCCCCCGAGGCTGCCCCGGCCGACGCTGCCGCCGAAGCCGCCCCGGTCGAGGAAGCCGCCGCGCCCGCCGAGGAAGCCCCCCCGGCCGACGACTCCGCCTCCTCCGAGTCCTCCGGCGACGAAGCCAGCGAAGACCCCGAGGCCTACGGCGCCGCCGCGCTGGCGCACCGCCGCTGGTACGTCTCGCCGATGTTCTCCTACATCTATGCCGACGACGACCGCGGCACCGACGATGGCCTGGGTGGCGTGATCTCCATCGGCAAGAAGGTGACCAACGGCATGGCGCTGGAACTGGTCGGCGTCTACGGCCAGATGGACGCCGAGTCCGGCAGCGGTTCCGCCGAGATCAAGGGTGTCGGCGCCGGTGCGCTGATCTCCTTCTTCAACAGCTGGCCGAACTTCTACACCAAGCTGAACCTGATGTACGGCGCGGTCTCCGAGCACCCGGGCCCGATCCCGGACTACAAGACCACCCTGTTCGATATCGGCCTGGGCTACCTGTTCCCGCTCAGCGAACGCTTCATCCTGCGCGCCGAGGCCCTGTACCGCGTGGACGCCCATGGCCGTGACCTGGCCGGCACCACCCCGGACAAGAACCGTGACTTCTACGACGGCGTCTTCAACGTCGGCCTGCTGATCCCGCTGGGCCACACCGAGAAGGCCGAAGAGCCGCCGCCGGCCGTGGTCGAGCCGGTCTGCCCGCCGGCACCGGAAGGCGCCACCCTGGACGACAAGGGCTGCGCGCTCGACACCGACGGCGACGGCGTGCCCGATGGCCTCGACCAGTGCCCGGATACCCCGGCCGGCAAGGCTGTCAACGCCCAGGGCTGCACCATCGACGGTGACGGCGACGGCGTGCCCGACGACATCGACGAGTGCCCGAACACCCCGGCCGGCGCCAAGGTCCTGGCCAATGGCTGCGCCCTGACCGGCGACTGCCGCAAGCCGCGTGCCGGCGAGCAGGTCGACGAGAACGGCTGCGCCGCCAACAAGTTCATCCTCAAGGGCGTGAAGTTCGAGTTCGACTCGGACCGCCTGACCGAGGAAGCCAAGACCATCCTGGTGGACGTGGGCGCCACGCTGAACTCCTACCCGGAGATCAAGGTGGAGCTGGAAGGCCACACCGACAACATCGGCACCGACAACTACAACCTCGGCCTGTCCGAGCGTCGTGCCAACTCGGTCAAGACCTTCCTGGCCGGCCAGAACGTCACCGCCGACCGCATGAAGCCGGTGGGTTACGGCGAGGCCCAGCCGATCGACACCAACGACACCGAGGCCGGCCGCGACAACAACCGCCGCGTCGAGTTGAAGGTGATTGAGTAAAGGTTGCCGCTTTAAAGAAAAACCCCGCTTCGGCGGGGTTTTTCTTTGGGCGGAGGCTTCTGCTTTTCGTGGGAGCGGCTTCAGCCGCGATCTTTGGGGTGTGACAGCAAAAAATCGCGGCTGAAGCCGCTCCCACAAGGACCCAAGCGGCTTTTGTAGGAGCGGCTGTTAGCCGCGAACGCCGGTGCTCATGGTGACCCTCGCTCGCGGCTAACAGCCGCTCCTACAAAGGCACGGGCCTAGATCGCCTTGCCCGCCGCCACCGCCGACGCCCAGGCCCACTGGAAATTGAAGCCTCCCAGCCAGCCGGTCACGTCCACCACCTCCCCCACGAAGTGCAGCCCCGGCACGAGCTTCGACTCCATCGTGGCGGAGGACAGCTCGCGGGTATCCACCCCGCCCAGCGTGACCTCGGCGGTGCGGTAGCCCTCCGTGCCGGAGGCCACCACCGGCCAGTCGGCCAGCTGCGCGGCCAGGTCCTTGAGCTCCTGCGGCCGGTACTGGCGCATGGGCTTGCTGGTGAACCAGGCCTCGCAGAGCCGCTGGGCGAAGCGCTTGGGCAGGGCCTCGGCCAGCACGGTGCGCAGCTCCGCCAGCGGGCGCGCCTGCTGCTGCTCCTGCAGCCAGGCCAGGCTGTCGCGGTCCGGCAGCAGGTCCAGCTGCAGGGGCTCGCCCGGCTGCCAGTAGTTGGAGATCTGCAGGATCGCCGGGCCACTGAGGCCGCGGTGGGTGACCAGCATCTGGTTGCGGAAGGCCTGGCGGCCGGCCCGGGCCTCCACCTCGAAGGACACCCCGCTCAGGTCCTGGTACTGCTCCTGCGGCCGGCCGCTGAGCGTCAGCGGCACCAGGCCGGCGCGGGTCGGCAGCACGGCATGCCCGAACTGGCGGGCCAGCTGGTAGCCGTAGCCGCTGGCACCCATGCTGGGGATCGACAGCCCCCCGGTGGCCACCACCAGGCGCTCGGCGCTGATCGTGCCCAGGGCAGTGGCCACCGCGAAGCCGCCTTCGCGCCGCGTCACCTGCCCGACCTCGCAGCCCACCTCGATGCGCACCTGGGCAGCCGCGCACTCGTCCAGCAGCATGCGCACGATCTGCTTGGAGGAATCGTCGCAGAACAGCTGGCCCAGTTCCTTCTCGTGCCAGGCGATGCCGTGGCGCTCGACCATGCCGATGAAGTCGGCCGGGGTGTAGCGTGCCAGGGCCGACTTGCAGAAATGCGGGTTGGCGGACAGGAAGTTCTGCGGGCCGGCATGCAGGTTGGTGAAGTTGCAGCGGCCGCCGCCGGACATGAGGATCTTCTTGCCGACGCGGTTGGCGTGCTCCACCAGCAGCACGCGCCGGCCGCGCTGGCCGGCGGTCAGCGCGCACATCAGGCCGGCGGCGCCGCCGCCCAGAACAATCACGTCGTAGTCCATAGGGCGCGCAGTTTCGGGCCGGAACCGGCCCACTGCAAGGATTGACGAACTCTGTAGGAGCGGCTGTTAGCCGCGAGCGCCGGCTCTCATGATGACCTCCGTTCGCGGCTATTGATCGTCTCGTAATTAATGTCCTATTAGTCTCAACGGCAAAGGACTGTGCTCGATGAAGGATCGAAGCAGATCCTGACGATGCTGGAGCCTGCGAGCGTGGTGTCGTGCGTTGAGGGTCAGCGTCTCCAGATCGTGGCATGCGAGATTGGCCAGGGGGTTGGTTTTCAGCCAGGCCCAGATGTACTCCACGGGATTGAGTTCCGGGGCGTAGGCCGGCAGGAATTCGGTCTGCAGATTCGGGGACTGATCCAGGAATCGCCGCACGCTGCGGGCACGGTGGGTCTGGGAACGGTCCCACACCATCACCAGGCGCCCATGTTGCACATGCAGATCGCGGAGAAAGTTGCGGACCGCGATACCGTCGATGCTGGTGTCGGGATAGAGCCGGAAGTGGAGCGTTACCTGCCGGCGCGAGGGCGAGATGCACAGGGCGGCAATCACGGACACCTTGCTGTGATGCCGGCCCCGCTGCTGCAGCACCGGAGTCTGGCCGCGCAGGCTCCAGCTGCGGCGCACCAGCGGGGCCATCAGGATGCCCGACTCGTCCAGGAAGCCCAGCCAGGCCTTCAGGCGTCCGGCGTTTTTTTTACCCGCCGCCAGTCGCTGCGTACCCACTGCTGAATCGCTTCTTCATCCCGCTCCACCGCACGCCGTGTCGGCTTTTGCGGAGAAAACCCCAGGCCATGCAGCAACCGTGCAACATGGTGGACGTGGTATTCCACTCCAAACCGCTGCTGGATTAGCTCGGCGACCCGGGGGCAGGTCCACAGGTCCGTGGCAAACCCCGAAGCTTGCGCGCCCTTGAGCAGCAGCCGGGTCAACTGCCGCCGCGCACGCTCATCCAGTGCCGGTGGTCTGCCCGACGCTGGCTGCGCCGCGATGCCGGCCGCACCCCGTCGCTGCACCGCCGCCTTCCATCGCCGTACGCTGCGCCGGTCCACGCCCAACTGCTGCGCGACTTCTACCGGCATCAATCCTTGCGACAGCAACTCCAGCGCTCGGCGCCGGCGTCGCTCCAACTCCTCGGGGCTGCCTGAAGGTCTCATGGCGGATTACCTCCTGCCATGAGAGTAGGACATTACTTATGAGTTAATCAATAACAGCCGCTCCTACATCAGTACTGGTGGAAACCCGGGCCCGGAACCCGGAAACTGCGCGCCATGCGACTCAACAAGTACATCAGCGAGACCGGGATCAGCTCGCGGCGCGAGGCCGACAGCTGGATCGAGGCCGGGCGCGTGCAGGTCAACGGCCGGGTGGCGACCCTGGGCACCCAGGTCAACGAGGGCGACGAGGTGACCGTGGACGGCCAACCGGTCGGCCGGCGCAGCCAGCAGCACGTCTACATCGCCCTGAACAAGCCGCCGGGCATCACCTGCACCACCGAGCGCCATATCCCCGGCAACATCGTGGACTACATCCACCACAAGGAACGCATCTTCCCCATCGGACGCCTGGACAAGGATTCCGACGGGCTGATCCTGCTGACCAGCAACGGCGACATCGTCAACGAAATCCTGCGTTCGGAGAACAACCACGACAAGGAATACGTGGTGACGGTGGACCAGTGGGTCACGGACGACTTCCTCGCCGACATGGCCGGAGGCGTGCCGATCCTGGACACCGTGACCAACCCCTGCCGCACCTGGCGTACCGGGCCGCGGACCTTCCACATCGTGCTGACCCAGGGCCTCAACCGGCAGATCCGCCGCATGTGCGATCACTTCGGTTACGTGGTGCGGCGCTTGCAGCGGGTGCGCATCATCAACATCGAGCTGGGCGGCCTGCAGCCCGGCCAGTGGCGCAACCTGACGCCGGACGAGCTGCGCGGCCTGCTGCCGCAGCGCGAGCAGTGGTAAGAACCCCAAGGAGTCCCCCCATGAACGACGACCTCTCCCGCGTGGCCCTGGTGACCGGCGCCTCCGCCGGCATCGGTGCCTGCTTCGCCCGCCACCTCGCCGCCGAGGGCTACACGCTGGTACTGGTCGCACGCCGCGCCGAGCGCCTGCAGACCCTGGCCAGCGAACTGGTACAGGCCTATGGCACGCACTGCGAGATCATCGCCGCCGACCTCAACGACCCGGCGGCGCCCAAGGCGATCATGGATGCCGTGGAGGAACGTGGCCTGTCGGTGGACTTCCTGGTCAACAATGCCGGCCTGTCGGGCAAGGGCCGCTTCGCCGATACGCCCTGGGATGCCCTGGCCGGCGAAATCCAGGTGATGGTCACCGCCGTCACCGAGCTGGCACACCGCGTGCTGCCCGGCATGCGCGAGCGCGGCTGGGGCCGCATCATCAACCTGTCCTCCATCGCCGCCTTTGCGCCACCCGGCGCCAGCCTGCTCTACACCGGCATCAAGAGCTACGTGCTGAACATGTCCGAGTCGCTGAACATGGAGCTCAAGCCCCAGGGCATCCACGTCACCGCGCTCTGCCCCGGCTTCACCCGCAGCGAGTTCCACGACGTGATGGGCACGCGCGACACCGCCAACAAGCTGCCGGGCATCCTCTGGCAGGAGCCCGAGGCGGTGGTGCGCGAGGGCTACGCCGCGGTAATGGCGGGCCGGCCGGTCTGCGTGCCGGGCACGGTCAACAAGCTGATCGCCGCCAGCGTGCGGCCGATCCCCGAATCGCTGCGCTACCAGATCGGGCGGCTGGCCAATCCCTTCAAGTAGCATGAGGGCAGGCCCCCACGGTGCCTGCCGCATGAAACTGCCGCACTGGCTGCTGCTGTTCTGGATCGCCCCTGCGGCGGCGGCGCCGCTGGCTTTCCTGCACGCGTCGCTGGTGGACGTCGAGGGCGGCACCACGCGGCCGCAGTTCACCGTGCTGGTGGAGGACGGGCGCATCCTGGCGGTGGGGCCGGACCGGTCCATCGTGCTGCCGCCGGACACCGTGCGCATCGACGCGCAGGGCCTGTGGATGATCCCCGGGCTCTGGGACATGCACGTGCACCTGCTGCGCGCCGGGCGGCCGGAGACCCATTTCCCGGCCCTGATCGCCCACGGCGTGACCGGCGTGCGCGACATGGGCGGCAACTTCAGCTTCGACGAAATCCGTGCGCTGCGCGCGGACATCGCCGCCGGCCGGCGCACGGGGCCGCAGATCGTCGCGGCGGGGCCGATCCTGGACGGGCCGCAAGCACAGCTGCCGAGCATCTCGGTGGCCCTGTCCGGGCCCGATGCCGCGCGCCTTGAGGTCGCGCGGCTGCGGCGCGAGGGCGCGGACTTCATCAAGGTGTTCAACGGCTTGCCGCGCGACAGCTACTACGCCATCGCCGCGGCGGCGGAGCAGCAGGGACTGCCCTTCGCCGGCCACGTCCCCATGTCGGTAACGGCGCGCGAGGCCTCGGCCGCCGGGCAGCGCAGCATCGAGCACCTGTTCAACGTCCTGTTCGCCTGCTCCTCGCGCGAGCAGGAACTCATCGCGATGAAGCTGCGCGCCCGTGCGCCGGGCGAGGCCGGGCAGCGCCGGCAACTGCGGCGCGAGTACCTGCGCGGCGTGCTGGACAGCACCGACGCGACCAGGGCCCGGGAACTGTTCGACCTGTTTGCGAGCAACGGCACCTGGCAGGTGCCCACCCTGGTGAAGCGCCGCGCCTATGCCCTGCCCGATCCGTCGATGGCCCGCGATCCGCGCCTGCGCTACATCCCGCGCAGCCAGCGCGCCTGGTGGGATCCGCGCCAGGACCGGCAACTGCAGTCGCGGTCCGCCGAGGACAGCGTCATCGAACGGCGCTACTACGACCAGGACCGCGCGCTGATCGCGCCGATGCTGCGCGCCGGCGTGCCCTTCCTCGCCGGCAGCGACAGCGGCGATCCCTACACCTTTCCGGGATTCAGCCTGCACGATGAACTGGAACTACTGGTACGGAACGGCATGACGCCGCTGCTGGCCCTGCAGGCGGCGACGCTGGGACCGGCGCGGTTCCTGGGGCGCGGCGACATCGGCGGCATCGCAGCGGGGATGCGGGCCGACCTGGTGCTGCTGGGCGCGGATCCCCTGGCGGATATCCGCAATACGCGGGCGCTGCGCGGCGTGATGGCGGGTGGGCGGTATTACGACGAGGCGGGGCTGAAGGGCTTGCTGGAGCAGGCGGAACGGGCGGCGGAGCGATACTAGCCGCTTTGCTCCTCTCTCCCGCAAGCGGGAGAGAGGTTCCAAAAAAGCCAAAGAAAAAGGCCGCCTTTCGGCGGCCCTCTTCTGCACGACCCAAAGGCTTTCGCCCTTAGAAATTCTCGACTTCCAGTTCCATCAGCGAGGCCGAACCGGCACGCGCCTGCTTGATCAGCGAAGCCGTTTCCGGGTACAGCTTGGCGAAGTAGAAGCGCGCCGTCGTCAGCTTGGTCTTGTAGAAGGCGTCGCCGCTGTCGAGCTTCTTCACCGCCACGCCGGCGGCGTAGCACCAGGCAAACGAGAACACCAGGTGGCCGATGATGCGCAGGTAAGGCACGGCGGCGGCGCCGACCTCGTCCGGGTTCTTCATCGCCTTCTGGCCGATGTCCATCGTCAGCTTCTGCACCTCGGCCAGCAGCGCCGTCAGCGGCTCGCTGAATTCCTTCATCGCCGGGTTCTCGGCGTGGAACTTGACCAGGTCCTGGATCACCTTGCCGAACTTCATCAGCTTGGCGCCACCGTCGGCCAGCACCTTGCGGCCCAGCAGGTCCAGCGCCTGGATGGTGTTGGTGCCTTCGTAGATCATGTTGATGCGCGCGTCGCGCACGTGCTGCTCCAGGCCCCACTCGGCGATGTAGCCGTGGCCGCCCAGGACCTGCATGGCCA includes these proteins:
- a CDS encoding transposase, giving the protein MGTQRLAAGKKNAGRLKAWLGFLDESGILMAPLVRRSWSLRGQTPVLQQRGRHHSKVSVIAALCISPSRRQVTLHFRLYPDTSIDGIAVRNFLRDLHVQHGRLVMVWDRSQTHRARSVRRFLDQSPNLQTEFLPAYAPELNPVEYIWAWLKTNPLANLACHDLETLTLNARHHARRLQHRQDLLRSFIEHSPLPLRLIGH
- a CDS encoding IS630 family transposase → MRPSGSPEELERRRRRALELLSQGLMPVEVAQQLGVDRRSVRRWKAAVQRRGAAGIAAQPASGRPPALDERARRQLTRLLLKGAQASGFATDLWTCPRVAELIQQRFGVEYHVHHVARLLHGLGFSPQKPTRRAVERDEEAIQQWVRSDWRRVKKTPDA
- a CDS encoding NAD(P)/FAD-dependent oxidoreductase is translated as MDYDVIVLGGGAAGLMCALTAGQRGRRVLLVEHANRVGKKILMSGGGRCNFTNLHAGPQNFLSANPHFCKSALARYTPADFIGMVERHGIAWHEKELGQLFCDDSSKQIVRMLLDECAAAQVRIEVGCEVGQVTRREGGFAVATALGTISAERLVVATGGLSIPSMGASGYGYQLARQFGHAVLPTRAGLVPLTLSGRPQEQYQDLSGVSFEVEARAGRQAFRNQMLVTHRGLSGPAILQISNYWQPGEPLQLDLLPDRDSLAWLQEQQQARPLAELRTVLAEALPKRFAQRLCEAWFTSKPMRQYRPQELKDLAAQLADWPVVASGTEGYRTAEVTLGGVDTRELSSATMESKLVPGLHFVGEVVDVTGWLGGFNFQWAWASAVAAGKAI
- a CDS encoding OmpA family protein gives rise to the protein MKRRFGLFAMLLALGMVAPAQAQDEAAPADAPAAEAAPADAAPADAAAPEAAPADAAAEAAPVEEAAAPAEEAPPADDSASSESSGDEASEDPEAYGAAALAHRRWYVSPMFSYIYADDDRGTDDGLGGVISIGKKVTNGMALELVGVYGQMDAESGSGSAEIKGVGAGALISFFNSWPNFYTKLNLMYGAVSEHPGPIPDYKTTLFDIGLGYLFPLSERFILRAEALYRVDAHGRDLAGTTPDKNRDFYDGVFNVGLLIPLGHTEKAEEPPPAVVEPVCPPAPEGATLDDKGCALDTDGDGVPDGLDQCPDTPAGKAVNAQGCTIDGDGDGVPDDIDECPNTPAGAKVLANGCALTGDCRKPRAGEQVDENGCAANKFILKGVKFEFDSDRLTEEAKTILVDVGATLNSYPEIKVELEGHTDNIGTDNYNLGLSERRANSVKTFLAGQNVTADRMKPVGYGEAQPIDTNDTEAGRDNNRRVELKVIE
- the rluF gene encoding 23S rRNA pseudouridine(2604) synthase RluF; amino-acid sequence: MRLNKYISETGISSRREADSWIEAGRVQVNGRVATLGTQVNEGDEVTVDGQPVGRRSQQHVYIALNKPPGITCTTERHIPGNIVDYIHHKERIFPIGRLDKDSDGLILLTSNGDIVNEILRSENNHDKEYVVTVDQWVTDDFLADMAGGVPILDTVTNPCRTWRTGPRTFHIVLTQGLNRQIRRMCDHFGYVVRRLQRVRIINIELGGLQPGQWRNLTPDELRGLLPQREQW
- a CDS encoding SDR family NAD(P)-dependent oxidoreductase, with the protein product MNDDLSRVALVTGASAGIGACFARHLAAEGYTLVLVARRAERLQTLASELVQAYGTHCEIIAADLNDPAAPKAIMDAVEERGLSVDFLVNNAGLSGKGRFADTPWDALAGEIQVMVTAVTELAHRVLPGMRERGWGRIINLSSIAAFAPPGASLLYTGIKSYVLNMSESLNMELKPQGIHVTALCPGFTRSEFHDVMGTRDTANKLPGILWQEPEAVVREGYAAVMAGRPVCVPGTVNKLIAASVRPIPESLRYQIGRLANPFK
- a CDS encoding amidohydrolase family protein, which produces MKLPHWLLLFWIAPAAAAPLAFLHASLVDVEGGTTRPQFTVLVEDGRILAVGPDRSIVLPPDTVRIDAQGLWMIPGLWDMHVHLLRAGRPETHFPALIAHGVTGVRDMGGNFSFDEIRALRADIAAGRRTGPQIVAAGPILDGPQAQLPSISVALSGPDAARLEVARLRREGADFIKVFNGLPRDSYYAIAAAAEQQGLPFAGHVPMSVTAREASAAGQRSIEHLFNVLFACSSREQELIAMKLRARAPGEAGQRRQLRREYLRGVLDSTDATRARELFDLFASNGTWQVPTLVKRRAYALPDPSMARDPRLRYIPRSQRAWWDPRQDRQLQSRSAEDSVIERRYYDQDRALIAPMLRAGVPFLAGSDSGDPYTFPGFSLHDELELLVRNGMTPLLALQAATLGPARFLGRGDIGGIAAGMRADLVLLGADPLADIRNTRALRGVMAGGRYYDEAGLKGLLEQAERAAERY